A single Triticum dicoccoides isolate Atlit2015 ecotype Zavitan chromosome 2A, WEW_v2.0, whole genome shotgun sequence DNA region contains:
- the LOC119354918 gene encoding uncharacterized protein LOC119354918: MSTPAGDGEDPGAGTPEAAAPFSADWKERILVPVVAAGVVGAGFGLVSRHRARLGPIRAAATYAANLSIVAGCYGGARELARDARATTPDDLMNSVVGGLASGAVLGRIQGGHFGAVKYAVTLAVAGTALDYAAMKLSPQWRDWKEHLSVDTKDWFTVPEWSPIQVLDEEALAKKREREELLFAQRALGKVSEEP, encoded by the exons ATGTCTACTCCGGCCGGCGACGGTGAGGACCCCGGCGCAGGGACGCCGGAAGCAGCAGCGCCATTCTCTGCCGACTGGAAGGAGCGGATCTTGGTCCCCGTCGTGGCCGCCG GTGTTGTCGGAGCTGGGTTCGGGCTGGTGTCGCGGCACAGGGCGCGCCTTGGCCCGATCCGCGCTGCCGCTACCTATGCGGCTAACCTCTCCATCGTGGCCGGATGCTACGGAG GTGCACGTGAACTTGCAAGAGATGCTCGAGCTACAACACCTGATGACCTCATGAATTCTGTTGTTGGTGGGCTAGCAAGTGGAGCTGTTCTTGGCCGAATACAAG GTGGTCACTTTGGGGCGGTGAAGTATGCAGTCACCCTAGCGGTTGCTGGTACTGCACTGGACTATGCCGCGATGAAGCTAAGCCCTCAATGGCGTGATTGGAAAGAGCATTTGTCCGTTGATACGAAAGACTGGTTTACTGTACCCGAATGGTCACCTATCCAAGTGCTCGATGAGGAGGCCTTGGCGAAGAAACGAGAGCGAGAGGAGTTGCTGTTTGCTCAGCGAGCACTTGGTAAAGTTAGCGAGGAGCCTTAG